A window of the Cryptomeria japonica unplaced genomic scaffold, Sugi_1.0 HiC_scaffold_187, whole genome shotgun sequence genome harbors these coding sequences:
- the LOC131073303 gene encoding endoglucanase 16-like — protein sequence MAKAMEALLAVVLLLFCGEWQVVRGEFDYRDALSKSILFLEAQRSGKLPQSQRVKWRGDSGLTDGKLQNVDLAGGYYDAGDNVKYGLPMAFTITTLAWGTLDYGKELKAAGEIQNARDAIRWGTDYFLKASATPNELWVQVGDPQADHNCWERPEDMDTPRSLYKIDKDTPGSEIAAETAAALAASSIVFRFTNPRYSHLLLQRSQSLFSFADRYKGTYGGECPFYCSVSGYNDELLWAASWLYRATKSSYYSNYIIQHDDVKAYVNEFNWDLKYAGVQVLLTDLYFQGEAQFSAYRSNAERFVCSLLPGSPIRSVKTTPGGLLYVRDGANTQYVTSAAFLMARYSDLLSAKKRTLSCGNTLFKPNDVMGFAKLQIDYLLGRNPLGISYMVGYGSKYPRQPHHRGASVVSIHQQPRKIKCIEGFMNWFHKDSSNPNTLIGAIVGGPDKYDRFVDLRTKSSMLEPTTYINSPLVGVLAKLYRMTCKTNRQC from the exons ATGGCCAAGGCAATGGAAGCGCTTTTGGCAGTGGTGTTGTTGCTGTTTTGTGGTGAGTGGCAGGTGGTTCGTGGAGAATTCGATTACAGAGATGCTCTATCTAAGTCTATCCTCTTTCTAGAGGCCCAACGATCCGGTAAACTCCCACAATCTCAGCGAGTAAAGTGGAGAGGAGATTCTGGCCTCACAGATGGGAAGTTGCAAAAC GTTGATTTAGCTGGGGGTTACTACGATGCAGGCGATAACGTGAAATATGGGCTTCCCATGGCATTCACTATCACCACACTCGCTTGGGGCACACTGGATTATGGGAAAGAGTTGAAAGCTGCAGGAGAGATTCAGAATGCAAGGGACGCTATTAGATGGGGAACTGACTACTTTCTCAAGGCTAGTGCAACTCCAAATGAATTATGGGTTCAG GTGGGTGATCCCCAGGCAGACCATAATTGTTGGGAGCGTCCAGAAGATATGGACACTCCTCGATCTCTTTACAAGATTGATAAAGACACCCCTGGATCAGAAATTGCAGCAGAAACGGCCGCAGCCTTGGCTGCCTCCTCCATTGTTTTCAGATTCACAAACCCTCGTTACTCACACCTTCTCCTCCAACGTTCTCAATCG CTCTTCAGCTTTGCCGATCGATACAAGGGCACCTACGGAGGAGAGTGTCCATTTTATTGCTCTGTTTCAGGCTACAAT GACGAGCTTCTATGGGCTGCATCTTGGCTATACAGAGCTACCAAATCCTCATATTATTCCAACTATATTATCCAGCACGACGATGTAAAGGCATATGTTAATGAAttcaactgggacctcaaatatgCTGGAGTTCAAGTGCTTCTAACAGAC TTATATTTCCAAGGGGAAGCTCAATTCTCAGCCTATAGAAGTAATGCAGAACGCTTTGTTTGTTCACTTCTTCCAGGCAGTCCCATTCGTTCTGTTAAAACCACCCCAG GAGGTTTGTTGTATGTTAGAGATGGCGCCAACACTCAATATGTTACCAGTGCTGCTTTTTTGATGGCAAGATACAGTGATTTACTATCAGCTAAGAAGCGAACATTGTCATGCGGCAACACTCTCTTTAAACCCAACGACGTTATGGGCTTCGCAAAGCTACAA ATTGATTATTTATTAGGAAGGAATCCTCTGGGCATTTCATATATGGTAGGATACGGTTCCAAATATCCAAGGCAACCACATCACAGAGGAGCATCTGTAGTTTCCATTCATCAACAACCAaggaagatcaaatgcattgaaggtTTTATGAACTGGTTTCACAAAGATTCTTCCAATCCAAACACACTAATTGGGGCAATAGTGGGGGGCCCAGATAAATATGATCGTTTTGTAGACCTCAGGACCAAATCTAGCATGCTTGAACCTACAACGTACATAAATTCTCCTCTTGTGGGTGTTCTTGCAAAATTGTACAGAATGACATGCAAAACTAACAGGCAGTGTTGA
- the LOC131867877 gene encoding endoglucanase 16-like: protein MAKAMEALLAVVLLLFCGEWQVVRGEFDYRDALSKSILFLEAQRSGKLPQSQRVKWRGDSGLTDGKLQNVDLAGGYYDAGDNVKYGLPMAFTITTLAWGTLDYGKELKAAGEIQNARDAIRWGTDYFLKASATPNELWVQVGDPQADHNCWERPEDMDTPRSLYKIDKDTPGSEIAAETAAALAASSIVFRFTNPRYSHLLLQRSQSLFSFADRYKGTYGGECPFYCSVSGYNDELLWAASWLYRATKSSYYSNYIIQHDDVKAYVNEFNWDLKYAGVQVLLTDLYFQGEAQFSAYRSNAERFVCSLLPGSPIRSVKTTPGGLLYVRDGANTQYVTSAAFLMARYSDLLSAKKRTLSCGNTLFKPNDVMGFAKLQIDYLLGRNPLGISYMVGYGSKYPRQPHHRGASVVSIHQQPRKIKCIEGFMNWFHKDSSNPNTLIGAIVGGPDKYDRFVDLRTKSSMLEPTTYINSPLVGVLAKLYRMTCKTNRQC, encoded by the exons ATGGCCAAGGCAATGGAAGCGCTTTTGGCAGTGGTGTTGTTGCTGTTTTGTGGTGAGTGGCAGGTGGTTCGTGGAGAATTCGATTACAGAGATGCTCTATCTAAGTCTATCCTCTTTCTAGAGGCCCAACGATCCGGTAAACTCCCACAATCTCAGCGAGTAAAGTGGAGAGGAGATTCTGGCCTCACAGATGGGAAGTTGCAAAAC GTTGATTTAGCTGGGGGTTACTACGATGCAGGCGATAACGTGAAATATGGGCTTCCCATGGCATTCACTATCACCACACTCGCTTGGGGCACACTGGATTATGGGAAAGAGTTGAAAGCTGCAGGAGAGATTCAGAATGCAAGGGACGCTATTAGATGGGGAACTGACTACTTTCTCAAGGCTAGTGCAACTCCAAATGAATTATGGGTTCAG GTGGGTGATCCCCAGGCAGACCATAATTGTTGGGAGCGTCCAGAAGATATGGACACTCCTCGATCTCTTTACAAGATTGATAAAGACACCCCTGGATCAGAAATTGCAGCAGAAACGGCCGCAGCCTTGGCTGCCTCCTCCATTGTTTTCAGATTCACAAACCCTCGTTACTCACACCTTCTCCTCCAACGTTCTCAATCG CTCTTCAGCTTTGCCGATCGATACAAGGGCACCTACGGAGGAGAGTGTCCATTTTATTGCTCTGTTTCAGGCTACAAT GACGAGCTTCTATGGGCTGCATCTTGGCTATACAGAGCTACCAAATCCTCATATTATTCCAACTATATTATCCAGCACGACGATGTAAAGGCATATGTTAATGAAttcaactgggacctcaaatatgCTGGAGTTCAAGTGCTTCTAACAGAC TTATATTTCCAAGGGGAAGCTCAATTCTCAGCCTATAGAAGTAATGCAGAACGCTTTGTTTGTTCACTTCTTCCAGGCAGTCCCATTCGTTCTGTTAAAACCACCCCAG GAGGTTTGTTGTATGTTAGAGATGGCGCCAACACTCAATATGTTACCAGTGCTGCTTTTTTGATGGCAAGATACAGTGATTTACTATCAGCTAAGAAGCGAACATTGTCATGCGGCAACACTCTCTTTAAACCCAACGACGTTATGGGCTTCGCAAAGCTACAA ATTGATTATTTATTAGGAAGGAATCCTCTGGGCATTTCATATATGGTAGGATACGGTTCCAAATATCCAAGGCAACCACATCACAGAGGAGCATCTGTAGTTTCCATTCATCAACAACCAaggaagatcaaatgcattgaaggtTTTATGAACTGGTTTCACAAAGATTCTTCCAATCCAAACACACTAATTGGGGCAATAGTGGGGGGCCCAGATAAATATGATCGTTTTGTAGACCTCAGGACCAAATCTAGCATGCTTGAACCTACAACATACATAAATTCTCCTCTTGTGGGTGTTCTTGCAAAATTGTACAGAATGACATGCAAAACTAACAGGCAGTGTTGA